From Strigops habroptila isolate Jane chromosome 1, bStrHab1.2.pri, whole genome shotgun sequence, a single genomic window includes:
- the BMI1 gene encoding polycomb complex protein BMI-1, with product MHRTTRIKITELNPHLMCVLCGGYFIDATTIIECLHSFCKTCIVRYLETSKYCPICDVQVHKTRPLLNIRSDKTLQDIVYKLVPGLFKNEMKRRRDFYAAHPSADAANGSNEDRGEVADEDKRIITDDEIISLSIEFFDQNRLERKGNKEKEKSKEEVNDKRYLRCPAAMTVMHLRKFLRSKMDIPNTFQIDVMYEEEPLKDYYTLMDIAYIYTWRRNGPLPLKYRVRPTCKRMKISHQREGLNNSGELESDSGSDKASSPAGGIPSTSSCLPSPSTPVQSPHPQFPHISSTMNGTSSSPSSNHQSSFTNRARKTSINGSSATSSG from the exons ATGCACCGAACCACCAGAATCAAAATAACCGAGCTAAACCCCCATCTCATGTGCGTGCTCTGCGGCGGGTACTTCATTGATGCAACAACCATCATAGAGTGCCTCCACTCCT TCTGTAAGACCTGTATCGTGCGTTACTTGGAGACCAGCAAGTATTGTCCCATCTGCGATGTCCAAGTTCACAAAACTCGACCGCTTTTGAACATAAG GTCAGATAAAACTCTCCAAGATATTGTATACAAGCTAGTACCAGGCCTTTTCAAAA atgaaatgaaaagaagaaggGATTTTTATGCTGCTCATCCGTCGGCTGATG CTGCCAATGGCTCTAATGAAGACAGGGGAGAAGTGGCTGACGAAGACAAAAGAATTATAACAGACGACGAGATAATAAGCTTATCCATTGAATTCTTTGACCAGAATAG ACTGGAACGGAAAGgaaataaggagaaagaaaaatcaaaggaagaG GTGAATGACAAAAGATACTTGCGCTGCCCAGCAGCAATGACAGTGATGCATCTAAGAAAGTTCCTGCGGAGTAAAATGGACATACCCAACACTTTCCAG ATTGATGTGATGTACGAAGAGGAGCCTCTGAAGGACTACTACACCCTAATGGATATTGCCTACATCTATACCTGGAGGAGG AACGGGCCTCTCCCCCTGAAATACCGGGTCCGACCTACTTGCAAGAGGATGAAGATCAGTCACCAGAGGGAAGGCTTGAATAATAGCGGGGAGCTGGAAAGTGACTCTGGGAGCGACAAGGCGAGCAGCCCAGCGGGAGGCAtcccctccacctcctcctgtttgcccagccccagcacgCCGGTCCAGTCTCCTCACCCCCAGTTCCCCCACATCTCCAGCACCATGAAcggcaccagcagcagccccagcagtaACCACCAGTCCTCCTTTACCAACAGAGCGCGGAAAACATCGATAAATGGCTCCTCGGCCACTTCATCTGGTTGA
- the COMMD3 gene encoding COMM domain-containing protein 3 isoform X2: MELSAYAQGGWRLLGDPRRFPRRPYAALLRAAFRSLLLGHPHQGLDDPDLKDIDPTVLKHCHAAAAMCILEAGKQKADVSAISACLEDCKLDKERIEQFCTEYQKNKDALEILLGSIGRSPVHITDVSWRLEYQIKNNQLHKTYQPSYLVTLNVENSDSGSHPDVSFSCTMEQLQDLVGKLKDAAKSLERASQM; this comes from the exons ATGGAGCTGTCGGCGTACGCGCAGGGAGGGTGGCGGCTGCTGGGCGACCCCCGCCGCTTCCCCCGCCGACCCTACGCCGCTCTGCTCCGCGCCGCCTTCCGCAGCCTCCTCCTCGGGCACCCCCACCAAGGCTTGG ACGATCCAGACCTGAAAGATATTGACCCCACGGTATTAAAACATTGCCATGCTGCGGCTGCCATGTGTATTCTggaggcaggaaagcagaaagccGACGTATCTGCTATAAG CGCATGTCTAGAAGACTGTAAACTGGATAAAGAGAGAATAGAACAGTTTTGCACCGAATATCAG aaaaacAAGGATGCGTTGGAAATCCTGTTGGGAAG CATAGGCAGATCTCCTGTACATATAACTGATGTGTCTTGGCGCTTGGAATATCAGATCAAG AACAACCAACTTCATAAAACTTACCAACCTTCCTACTTGGTGACCTTAAACGTAGAG aacagTGATTCAGGATCACACCCAGATGTTAGTTTTAGTTGCACGATGGAGCAGTTACAG GATTTAGTTGGAAAACTAAAAGATGCTGCAAAAAGTCTAGAAAGAGCGTCTCAGATGTGA
- the COMMD3 gene encoding COMM domain-containing protein 3 isoform X1, which yields MELSAYAQGGWRLLGDPRRFPRRPYAALLRAAFRSLLLGHPHQGLDDPDLKDIDPTVLKHCHAAAAMCILEAGKQKADVSAISACLEDCKLDKERIEQFCTEYQKNKDALEILLGSIGRSPVHITDVSWRLEYQIKNNQLHKTYQPSYLVTLNVENSDSGSHPDVSFSCTMEQLQDQEGREESSIKIIQVYFSCLLK from the exons ATGGAGCTGTCGGCGTACGCGCAGGGAGGGTGGCGGCTGCTGGGCGACCCCCGCCGCTTCCCCCGCCGACCCTACGCCGCTCTGCTCCGCGCCGCCTTCCGCAGCCTCCTCCTCGGGCACCCCCACCAAGGCTTGG ACGATCCAGACCTGAAAGATATTGACCCCACGGTATTAAAACATTGCCATGCTGCGGCTGCCATGTGTATTCTggaggcaggaaagcagaaagccGACGTATCTGCTATAAG CGCATGTCTAGAAGACTGTAAACTGGATAAAGAGAGAATAGAACAGTTTTGCACCGAATATCAG aaaaacAAGGATGCGTTGGAAATCCTGTTGGGAAG CATAGGCAGATCTCCTGTACATATAACTGATGTGTCTTGGCGCTTGGAATATCAGATCAAG AACAACCAACTTCATAAAACTTACCAACCTTCCTACTTGGTGACCTTAAACGTAGAG aacagTGATTCAGGATCACACCCAGATGTTAGTTTTAGTTGCACGATGGAGCAGTTACAG GAccaggaggggagagaagaatCTTCTATTAAAATTATCCAAGTGTACTTTTCTTGTCTCCTCAAATAA